Genomic DNA from Chaetodon trifascialis isolate fChaTrf1 chromosome 19, fChaTrf1.hap1, whole genome shotgun sequence:
GCCTTGGGGATACGACATAAGCCAAGTGGTAAGGACACGCAATCGCACACACATGGACTTAAATGCACAGCTAGCTAAGCGACCACTCGGCACATAAGCAGTTCACAATGAAAAGCGTCAGATTGAACATCAAAAGTCCTAAGAACTTTTAAAAAAGCACAAGACCAAGGTCCAAAAACAGGCTTCTCATCCTTAACTATCCATCCAATGATTTTTGTCAGCTGAAATGACACTTGTTGCTCACATCTTTTATCAGCTGTAACTagcgagctaacgttagcttcatgAGTTAGCTTGAAGCTAACCTAACCctacacattttaaaataagaaCTCTGCAAAAGGGATCTTAAACATGCACTGCATATGGCTGCTTACACGATACTATGGTGAAAGACTGAGGATAACTCTGCTGAGGAACATACTGTCAAACATATGACCATCCCAACTCTTTTCATATGGAGTATCACTCCTGATGATTTTGTGTCGCCTCCTTCCAGACCATCTCCCTCGTTTACTTGGTCACCGCTGTGGTCGGCGTGGAAACGTGGTACCAGCCAATCCTGTGGCACTTCCTCTACAGAGACCTCTTCACCTTCATGATTATCGGTGAGCTGTGACCGGTCACACTGTGCGCATTCGTTCACGAGCTGAAGCAGCTACCATAATCACTGTCTTTTGCTTCCCAGCCTGTTCCTTCACTGTGACCTTACCCATGAGCCTCTACAATGTCCTGAAGTGAGTCAACTTTTCATTAGGCCGTCAGTACGTTGTAGTATTATTATTTCACACGGTGCTCTGAACTCTTCGCCCTCTGTGGTTTTGCAGAGCTCACCGCAGTAACACTCTGAAGCACAGCAGTCTGTACGAAGCCTTCCTGCCCTTCCTGTCTCCcgtcctcctctttgtcttgtcCACAATATGGGTGGTCTACTCTCCATCCAATGTCCTGGAGCTGCAGCCCAGGATCTTCTACCTCATGGTGGGGACAGCCTTCGCCAATGTCACGGTGAGCGAGCCACACGATACGTGAATGTGTGTACTCAGGTGTTAATGTGCAATCATCCATGTGCAAATGCCTGCATTTACCTTGCAGTGTAAGCTGATTGTGTGTCAGATGAGTAACACACGCTGCCAGGCGCTGAGCTGGCTGTTGCTGCCTATGATGCTGGTGGTGGTGTTAGCGGTGAGCGGGTTCATCAACGAGACCCTACTGCTCTATGTGTGGACAGCTGCTGTCATACTAGCGCACATACACTACGGCGTATCAGTGGTaagagcgcgcacacacacacagtttcagttttcagttcagttcagttcagttctgtTTTAGGGTTTGGGTTATTTGCTCTTAGTGGTTGCCAGTTTAGAGTTAGAATTTAGGAACATAATAATGGCTTATATAATTAaatggtcttttttttcctttgctaGGTACAACAGCTCAGCGGCCACTTCAACATCCTCGCCTTCTCCTTGAAAAAGCCCaacagtgactgacaggaggaggaacgAATCGGCTTGAAAGAAGCAGAGGTTTAGGTTCCTCCCCTCCTCGGCTTATCGACACTTCACTCTCATCACCACGGAAACCGCatcccctcccctccatccatGAGGACACTGCAAGTGGAATGGACTACAGCCCTTTCTTCCCCCCACTgtcctcagacacacacacacacacacacaaacaagacgCACACTCGCACACGTTCCTAACCAACCAACCAAACTCTGGTCTCTGCAATGGGGCGGGCCCAGGGGCTCTGGCTTCCGACGTTGGTGATTGGCTAACTTGGTTGAGCCAATGAGGTGCAATTGTTTCCTACGGAAATGTGCTTCAGTCATGAGGACAGGagccatgcaaacacacacactcacacacatacacacacactcacacacacacacacacacacacacacacacacacacacacacacacacacacacacacacacacacacacgtacatacattATTCTGCTTTCGTGCAGATCATTTATATCTCGTGGCAGGTAtttcaaatacaaacacagccacacacacacacacacacaaacacacacaagcagtcgCACTCACACAGTATTATGAATGTATGATATGCCTTGGGGAAACACCTTTTCAGTTTTATTATATTAACAGGAATGCCTGAAGAAGTGTCGTTTCAAACGTGACCAAATCTCTCAGTTCTGGCCAGATGTGGCTCATGCATCCACAGCTGCGTCCAGTTTAAAGGTTCAGTCACCTCTTTATCATCGGCTGATTTTGCAAGGAAATCCCAGTGATAAATGTTAATagctatatatctatatatctctctatatagatatatatatctatactgtatgtgtgaaggGGTTTGGGGCAATTTGTtttcaaactttaaaaaaatgatgattaCTCCTGTAAAACATTGTATAAATTTCCCTCTAATTAACTCCACACTCCGCTGTGTGGTGACGGTTGTCACAAGTAAGTGAGTTGGATTTGGACTAACCAGGGCAAGAACTGACCAGGGTGACCTCTACTAACCCTCCACTCTGACCTCTGTCCGAGCACTGGCCTCCCGGCTCTCCCTCCCCCCTGAGGTGTCGTGTCTTCACGCTGATTcgttcagtttttattttttacgtggtttttatatatatacgTGTTTGGTATCATTTTGTTTGTCCGTGGCCATGGCAGCGGTTTGCGGTTTAGTTGCGCAGCGCTTGAATGAAGAGTGCGTTCAAAAGCCGTGAACGGAGCGGACTCACTCTGAGGGAACAAGCCGTCGCACAGGACACCACAAACGCCACAACGCCGCCTGGCGCCGCAGTCTCCTGCTCACATACTGTCACACCTTTTATATTGTCTGTCAGatacgttgttttttttttagtttctttttcaGTCTGGTAAACACTGTTCCTCTGTGTGATTCAAACGTTTCTAGGGTGAATGGATATTCAGCAGTGGCTGCAGACTGGACTTGGTTTCTCATCAAACTGGTTTGTCACCAGTTAAGATCTGATAAGGCTTATCATCTGTATCACCTCTGATTCTCTTACAGTATAGACGGTTTATCAGTGTGGTTGTAGCTTGGAAGATGTGATCAATGAGGAGACCAGATGGAAGGGTCTGTCTTCTTCTCCATCTACATTTTTAAACTGTAGTTCTCAACCAGACTCATAATCTAAAGCCCCACCATAGTGGGGCTAAACTTTTTACGCCATGCCTGGTTTTAGGTGGAACAGGTGGATTCAGTCAGCTAAACCATCAGCCCGGCCTCTGGGTCTCAGTAGTTCTGAAGGAAAATGGTTAAAATGAACCAGAATATCAAATATGTTGGGAAAGCTCTTTACAGTACTTGCCTTGTGAACGGCAAGCTCAACTGggagttgtgtttttttcttttttggttatCTGACTGAACATGAAGTCTGAATGTTCATCCTCTTGTATACAGTAGATTGAGTGTGTGATGACACTTTATGATTCAAAGGTACATAGGACACATTAGATACACAGGAGGAAAAATCCACTTGGATCTTTGTGGATCATTTTTACCACTTATCAAGATGTTTTGTACATAAACTGTAATTGAGCAACACTGAACATTTAGACCACAGTCTTGTAGGGTCACTGTAGTATTATCATGACTGGGAGAAACAACTTAAGATCCATCTCTACTGCCAAAAAACCCAGTGAAGTAGGCTGTTTGGGTTTGCAGTACCTCCGCACTGCTAATGGGGAAGGCTTGTATGCAGTCATAAGCACATTACAATGGTTGGAATTTAATTTGACATGTAGTTGATGAAGCCCTACACCTGTGACTTTTGAGACCGTCGATTGTAGTGATGTGAGAACAACTGAGATTTCACCACCGCAGCAGTGACCTGTTGTTCTGGTGGGGACATGCACTGTCTGGCTATGTGCAGATCCTTGTGTACAAGTGTGTTAATGTATGGCTGTGTACTCTGTATGTGTGGATATCTGTGTAAATACATATATTATTTCttcattcttttgtttttttaaactacaCATGGGTTTGTTTTCCCATAGGCCGATTTCTGTAAACATGGGGCAGGTCACTTTTCAGACCAGAGCATGACGCCAATCAGCAGTGTTCTTTTCATCCGCTCCCAACCAATCTGTCCATGTAGCAGTTCCTGGATCAGACAaggcagggttttttttgttttgtttttgttttttactctcagtctctgctgctttacTAGCTGATTGGATGTGGGTGTAGGCTGCAAACGCTACAAAGAATGCTTAATGCAGAGGATTTCATGTCATGTTAACAGAAAAATGTTGAACAAACCATAGAGCAAGTGAAACTCTCATGCAGCCGgcaggtgacatcatcagttcatttaatgtgcatttttttaaattttcttaGCTAATtttctgggctttttttttttttttttttttgtagcgcGCTCCTCAGCTTCATTCACCACGATGTAGGAAAACGGTCTTAATCCCCCCTGGATCAATGAAACAAGCTGTTCAAATCGTGACTAAGTTGTTGTTTAATGCTGCCCTGGCCAACACTCCAGGGCTTCAGTGTGGCTACTTGTGATGTATTTAACCCAGTGAAAGAAAGGACTGTccagaaacaaataaaagtgacttttCTTTAACCACTTCACCGTGTCGGAGCCAGAAACCTCGAACTTTTATGAGTTCCTTTAATATCCACTAGGGACCAGCAGAGAGCAGTTTATGGACTCAGTATCTTGACTGGTAAAGCATTTACATGTCAAGTAATTCTGTTTGTTCAGTGTAAACATGACCTGTGCCGTGGCTGTGCACTGGCCATGCTTCTGGTCTTTCCAGAGACTCTTCTTAAATTAGGTCCCAGTGAGATTTCACTTTCTTCAGAGTGTCAGTGGGTATGCAGGAACATTTAAACATTCAAAGTCAGCAACATTTGTGTTATTGCATGTACTGTCATGCTTGTCTTCCTCGAGTTCATCCTCAGCTCGGAGCAGACATGATGGGCTAGATGTGGAGGTCATGCCTACGCTAACATctacgataaaaaaaaaacaaactactgGTTAATgattgttttgtcttgtttatgtCACATGTGTTGACGTGTCAGCACTTTAAAATGATATTCTGTATTTGTAGCATTGCAgttagtgtgtctgtgctttcatGTAGCCTATATTTCTATATTCTCTATACTATAATGTTGCTTCTACCCAGCTCGAAAAATACGTGACTCAGCTCTGGCTAAAGCCTGATCTTCAACATCTTTGCTTACATCACAGCAGTTGTGCAGGCAGGTGAAATCATTCCCTCAGTGTCATCAGGAAACGTCTACTGCTGACCCGACACTGCTTCTTTGGTACATTCTACAGTACAGATGGTACATCAGAATGCTACGAATCTACATTATTTGTAAGAAACATATTATTAATGACGGCAAAAATGCAGGGAAATGTGACAGCTTTTGTCAGCTTTTTAAATGCTTTTGAGTTTTGCAGTGAGAGCAGATAAAGTGTGTTAAGTGTTGTAACTGGAAGGGATGTACATATTTTGAGAATTGTGCAGCATTACAGAATTCTGTAATAGCAAAACAACCTGTACTACTTGGATCCTTTCAGCAGATGGAGCTGCAGAACAATACATGTTCAATGATTTTCTGCTGTGTGACGATGGTTGCAGCGGTTTAGGACTAAGAGTGCTGAATGATGCAAGTTTCTGCACACATTTCCCTCGAAAATGGCTTTCCTAGGTAAAACAACCGTTGGCATTTTTATAGTCCACGGTGTAAACAACATGTGTGCTGAACTTAACACCTCTGACTCATGTGGCTCTGCTTTCTGTTACAGGCTTCATTAGTAATTGATTGTCTCTTCACCCACGACTTGGTCTGGCAGCGAAAGCTTGTGCgtgtgcttctgttcttttatcATCTTTGGGATGAAGTTCGAAGTTGGGGAGGGAGCCTTGACTTTCAAACGGAAAGCAATCAGAAATCCTCAAGTAATCTTTAAGAGAAACTGCCAAAGAACATCAAAGGGGAAGCTAGAAGGCGAGTTTTCCTTTAATATTGGCTTGTATATCATTGAGTCAGTTATGTTTGAACGTGGAGGCCCAGCATGTCGGTCTTGGATCGGTCCCTCTACTGTGAAAGTGTAGGTGCTGAGTTGTGCCTGTCAAAACAGCTGGCAGCCGATCACGATGGCTGCTTATCTTGACGGGATCTTTTTCATCCAGAAATACGACCCTCGTCGAGCAATGATTCATCCAAACAATGTGCTGTGAGCAAGCCAGAGGTTTGCTCGTCCATTAAATATGTGATCCACATCATTGTCTGGGAGCAGTCGAATGAAGCTGGGTTCAAAGTGTTTTCCTTGACTTAAGATCACCATACAATATACAGCACTGTAAGAAAAGCAGATGAGAGCTTTTTAGCAGATCTGGCTGTGGTGACACTTCGGGTTGTCTCATTCCACTGTTCTTCCCACATTAAAGGACATTATGTACGAATTCACATTTTCATGCTGTATCGACATGAGAGGAATTTGATTTGGTTAACGTTTTTATCGTCAAAGGAAAACTCAACCAAAAGTCTGTGTTTTTAGTATCAAAAGCTGTAACTTTCTCCTTCACTTAGGGCGATAGCTGTCGTCAGCTTTGACTCTCAACAGCTGCCATGGCTTCCTTTAAAAAGCTGGCACCACTTTCTAATGACTAACTAATAACTACAAAATTTAACGAATGACTTTTTTAGCTGTAAGTAAATTAGTCATGGATGCTCTTCTAATGTTGACTTCACACATAGGCAAGTTTCTTATTAAAACAGAGCATTTCCTCCTTCAAAAATACGATCAAAGTGCTGTCGAAAGCATGCCAAAGCCACAGCAATATAACCCTAAAACCTAAAGTcatgctggccaatcagaagcctggaAACAGTAGGCTACCTGAAGCCAGATGCCAAAATCCAGTGGTGTTGGTGACACTactttgggtgcttttcattacataaattggtctcctcgtctcctccactcgcttcctctcctcgcgtcttagctccgcccagcgaggacatgaaagagggatgcaaggaagggacgtgaggacggaggaaacgaaactccgaaatgaaaaatcctcgctccacagcgtcagtccgaagcgacgtcaattactgatgaggattgcacagctgtaaaagctgtaaaacgtgatatggtcagatctgcagtcagactgttctactcctgattgctattgatgaggtttcaattatatgccgttagaggcataacagaggacggctgtgtggtagattaaaccaacagccttgtagccttgctttaaaataaatatataccaagaattttcattaatttcttggtgacagatacagttgttaaaaggacacagttgaaacaagaatcaagattacatttgtgaagacctgctcccgccatgattcaaacgtgtgccacatacgacacgccccttaaataataaaaaacttccgcgtaggctacaccggtgtatcctcactctgatctccttcagaagcctcctctctcctcgctcctcgtctccttcaggtgcatttaagcaattggaagatccttcatcatggcggaggggaaacgacttccgggtcgacgaaggagagaggagacgaggaggcacaattaaatgtaatgaaaagcaccctttGTCCACGTCAGCCATTGCACAACATCACCTCATTTTCTAAATATCTTCACCCTGGAACAAGTTTTCCAACAGCTCCATTTTCAGTCCTGACCTACAACTGCGATTGAGTGAGTACGAAAGGCCAAAGTTTTGAAAAATACCCAATCTTTTTCCAATGACTTATTAACAATAACTGCAGATGACTTACCAAGTTCAGATGATGGTTTGTTAAAAAGTGAGAAATTAAATGACCCCttacttttgtatttttgcacatGCATAACTGCAGAATTTGTTATTAAATGACTTAAAACTAGCCTCCACTCCCAATAAACATCCATGTTTTCTGACAACTGTTTGAGCGCCAACCCGCCGTGAGGGCGACGTTGCCCTGTGCTGAGGTTAAAGTGACACAGTGTCCCTCTGGTCAGGGCGTCTTTTAGTGGATTAGCTGGTGTTGATCCTGAACTGACAGTTAATCAGAGGTGGCATCAATTAAACAGCGTTCGGCTCGGGTTGCTGATCGTTGCTGGACGTTTTGTGCGCCGCTGACCCCCGtggcacatacacgcacacaccgcCATGGCGAGGAGCCGGAGACTAGTTAACCACCACGCCACCCTGGACCGCTCCCCCTGCGAGGTGAATGTCAATTATGGATGAGCATCATTAGAAACCAGACACGCCGGAACACAGGCTTGcccagactgacacacacacacaaacaccgtgATGGGCACAGCAATTATTCTCAGAGACACCCAAGACTATTGAAGTGCTAATGGAGTAACACCATCCATTTCATTCCATAACCACTGCACCTGTAACCCCTGTGGCCTCCAGATGACCACCGGTATGCTTTGTCCATGTCAGTATCATTATTAGCTAATTACAATCAATGCAATTATGATATTACCCCAAACTGTTTACATTtcaatttggctttttttcagGTAACTGAGTTCTGGTTAATTGGAAAATAACAATATGGTATTCCTACCCATTGCATCTGGAGGTTGATGTTGGGGTCAGCTGCACTGTCCGGTCATTCTTCTGTCTCGGCTCTTAATCCTCCATTTGTTCTctgacaaagcaaacacaaaggACTTATCTCTCATCAGTCATTAACACAGGGATTAAGCTGCAATACATCAAATGATAGCACAGATAGTCATGCATCCAcaatgtgcgcacacacactaacacacacatccaaTGAAGTTTCAGTCTGGAATCAGGGCATGTcagttttcagtgcagttttttgCTGCCCTAGGGATAGCAGtgttggtcagtccaccactttggtccagactgaaatatctcaaaaactaTTGCAaagattgccatgaaatcttCTAGGCAATGTCATGGCGTTGCTGATCCCCTATGACTTATGACTGAATACTTGCAAAACAAGTTGTACTGGTTTAGTGCTAGGTGGCCAATGCTAGCACattaaactaagatggtgaacacagtaagtatgttagcatgctgatgttagcatagACTAGCTCTAtgcacaggaaaacatgaagagGCTTCAGCTTGCAGCTTGCTAGCGTCTGTGCAGTCAGTACATTGGCTGTTTcggacaaataaacacaaacattccGGTCAAATTTTCAAAAGTTCATATCATTGAACAGTCCTCATTATAAGGCACCTACAACTTTGAGAGGTGTACATCTGTAGTCAACTACTGAAGACCAAGGTGAAATAAGGAAGATGGATGACTTAAGTATGTCTGTTCTGAGGCTTTGCTAATAAGTAACTACATCAAGCAGACAAGAACCGAGCAGACATGTGCAGAcatgttttgtgtctttaaTAATGCCAACAAACccaattaaacacacacatgcatgcctACCCCTGCTGACCACAACCGGCCGTCTCTATAGCGTCTTACCTAACAACGAGCTGGAGAAATGGCGTGGAGGGAGGCCGTCAGCGTGGCCAAAGATCAAACGTGAGATTACGTCTCAGCacaagagggaagagagaagggAACAGTGATGCTGAATGCATAGAGTTCACTGAGGCTGAGCTGTGCAGagagagcagctctgcctctgattggacAATCAATGTGCCGCTGCTTAGAAACAACATAGTTATTGACAAGATTGATTGATCAGTTAGTACAGgatttttatgtatttacttCCTTTCTAATGCAGAATCTATGGTTTATGATGGGCCTCACTTGATAGCTCTCTGTAGCTCCTTGttctatttttgttttggaGATGAGAATGGGATTGGTTATCTGTACCTGCGAGTCAATTGTTGAATCATTTATGCACTGGTGAAGGCCTCATAGACCAAAAGCTCACAGTAAAGTGAAATCCTGCACAGATCAAAGTGTGTGGAATTGATTGATGCTTCCAGCACCGTAGCAAAGATTTAGCCAGGTGGAGGTGTGGCCATCCTGCATTATTCTTACTCAAAACCTGAGACTTGAATGTTTTCAGGTCTTACAGGAGTCAAGTCCAAGTCTCCTTTCGCTGACCTGAGTCTGACTGGAGCCTGTGTCTAAACCTTCACCTCTGCGTGAAcgcttctgtctgtttctgtagcacaaactcaaacacattAACCCACAGAGCACACATCTACAGCCACAAAGGTTTGTCGATATCTCTacctgtgtttgctctgcccCTGCTGGACAATAATCCTTATGCCCATTCCTCTTAAATCATTGTTACTGTTACAGGCACAAGCTCTTCTGGCAGAACTGTGTTCAGTGTAGCGTGTACGCAAACGCAACGTTACAGTAGCCATGGATATATCCTTATGTGCAGCATGCATTATTGATCGATTTTCCATACTTGTGCAATTCTTACGCAAAGGCACCATTCAGATTCAGCCCAACTGAGCTCAGTTCtcagtggggtgggggggtcttTGTATTGTATACATGTATTTAAAGAGCCTTTGTCACTGGAGGACACTGAAATGACCTTAATTAGTTTCtggattattttttttgtgcctTTGTGCCTCTTAAGGCTCACTTAACTTGTCCAGCTGACTGTTAAGCAGCTAGTCTTGTTTAGTGCATTGCCATtgtgtgctgtgaatgtgtgtgtttgtctgataCAGTATCAGAGCTTACTGGTTCATATCACTGTTAAGTAGCCAGACAGGTAACTGGAGTGGGGGATGTATGTATCCTCCTCAGTGGGTTCAATCTGTCCTCAGTGGgcacacactgaacatgtgccacagtccaacacacacacacaggcagtcagAGAGTATCAGGTAACAACCCTTCAATTATTTAACAGCCACAAAGAGAGCCACAGAGCAGCAACCAGATTCCTCCACCTCTTTGCAGCACATCTCAATATTAATGATCCAGAGACAGCGACATGAGGAAAGAAGAGTGCAGATACAAAGGGTGTATGAGGGAGAGCGCACGTGTCAGAGATTTTGGGGGCAGACTGGTTAAGGTTGAATTTTTGGGATAAATTAGCTTTgacaaataatgacaaaatgacagaatgaCAAATAATTTAGCAAGCACATCTGACACCCTCACAACAGTTTGATGAAGAGTTGGCTTCGTGCAGTGAAAAGCTAAATACATAACAAAATGCTTAAGTAAAAGATAAAACTTCAAACCATGGTTGGTTGTAGGTTGGTTCATGGGTGAAAAGCTGTTAGTCAGAGTTGCTTGCAAGTTTAGGTTAGGTCATTCTGGCTCTTGTCCATAGCACAAAACACTACAAATTGTAATGTGAGAAGAGTCAGCTCATCAGTTTACCACACAAACAGTTGTggtacaattaaaaaaaaaaaaaaaaaagattaaaattcatttaaaaaaagtcagttcagttcaaaCAGTATCTAATGATCTGTGAATCTCCCTGTGGGACACATTCTGAATTAAACATTCCAGATTAAACTCAGCCTCTAAATACCGTTTAgtcagtattattattattattagcattattattattagcattattattagcattattattttacatcttTCACAAGGACAAATTAGTTATTGTTATTTAGTTTTTTCTCAGTATTTAAGCTCATGCTTAAATAAAATGATTCAACATGAACACAATGACGTCTAGGTGACTATGATTTGCACGTTAACAAGCTGTAGCAGCTGCAGTAACATTACTTTACAGGGAAGCCTGGAGTTGCCTTTAGCGCTAACAGTGATTCACTCACTTTTCTTAAGATGGAAATCAATTTGGCTAAAGTGAAGACATCATAGCTGAGCATGATCGGCTGAGAGACAACTGCAGTATGTCAATACCCCATTTTTTGCCTTAATATATTCTTAGTCATAACTTTGCAAACAAAATTCAAGACATAACAACATGAAGGGTAGAATTGAGACATGTTTTTACTTTAACTTTCAACATTAgtacaaaaatgtatttaagaaCACTGAATATAAATAGGATTGTTAGCCTGTGTGCATTCTGCACTTCACATTGTAATGGGTGGAGATTAACAAAGCCTAGCTAACAGGGATGTCCCACCATTGATACCAGTATTGGGTATCGGCTAGAACACTGCTCATGTTGTTGTAATACTATTTTAATATTATGGGCCCAGATACCACTttacagcagcactgtgttaacCTCTGGTCAGCTGAGTAGGCAGGCAAAGGAGGAGTGATGTAAGCAGTTTGGAGATATTTTAGGATAAGCAGTGATGGCAAAGGTAGAGCAGACTGCAAATTACACTGCTAAACTGTCAAGATGAGAGGTGAGAAGTAGCTGCTTTAACGAGAAACAGCAACAACCAACTTTGCGGCAAATGCCGCAGAAGCAAGAGAAAATGTCCAGAGACAGCCCACTGGCAGTAAAAATAACAGAAGCTCTTACCCACTTTATTGCCCTTGATGACCAGCTGTAGATAATACGGcattttgtcctcctctcagTGTACTGAAGCTGAGGATTGAGATTCCTGGCCATGCTCACATCACAGACCCCATATTAGTCCCTGACAACCTAACCACTTTCCAAGGGACACTTCTGGAAAAGACTCCCAGTTCTGGCTTTGTTTGTGGAGTTAACCTGCAAAGACCATGCATCAGAGACTTTTGACcagagaaacagatgaagacCATGGCATCGAAACAGTGAAGGGAACCATAGCTGCAGCCTTCAAGAGACGCTTCATTCACGTGGAAAACAGTCACTCTTTTGCATTATAACTGTACTCAATCCAAGGTGTCTatgtgcctgtctgtctgtctgtctgtctgtgtctcagtttCAGCATGGTCTGACAAAGAGCGCTATCGATGCATCCCTACTAGCTAAAAGGCCTAATTAAAATGTATACGTTTGGTCAGAGTCAGAATTTTTGGCACCACAGCATGTAAATGATGCATCCTGTACGATGTTTGTTTGGGAAAGAATCCTGTTAGACTTGAACAGAACAGTAAAAGTAGAGAACAATAGCTTCAGCATCTTCTTGTAGCTGCCGTTTACACCTGTTCCTCAAAATGTCTACGCACAGTTCTCAGCTGCGGCCCTATCTTTAGTGAGTATTTCATACCATCCATGTTGCCCCTGATTCAGTACAGGTCTGCATTTCATAATTGCTAATATGTTTTCCAAATGTGTCAC
This window encodes:
- the selenoi gene encoding ethanolaminephosphotransferase 1 isoform X1 — encoded protein: MALYEYVTQEQLAGFDKYKYSAVDSNPLSVYVMHPFWNFVVKFLPTWLAPNLITFTGFMFLVLNFLMLAFYDFDFNASAAGHEHVPSWVWVAAGIFNFLAYTLDGVDGKQARRTNSSTPLGELFDHGLDSWACIFFVATVYSIFGRGESGVGVATLYYILWVVLFSFILSHWEKYNTGILFLPWGYDISQVTISLVYLVTAVVGVETWYQPILWHFLYRDLFTFMIIACSFTVTLPMSLYNVLKAHRSNTLKHSSLYEAFLPFLSPVLLFVLSTIWVVYSPSNVLELQPRIFYLMVGTAFANVTCKLIVCQMSNTRCQALSWLLLPMMLVVVLAVSGFINETLLLYVWTAAVILAHIHYGVSVVQQLSGHFNILAFSLKKPNSDUQEEERIGLKEAEV
- the selenoi gene encoding ethanolaminephosphotransferase 1 isoform X2, with product MALYEYVTQEQLAGFDKYKYSAVDSNPLSVYVMHPFWNFVVKFLPTWLAPNLITFTGFMFLVLNFLMLAFYDFDFNASAAGHEHVPSWVWVAAGIFNFLAYTLDGVDGKQARRTNSSTPLGELFDHGLDSWACIFFVATVYSIFGRGESGVGVATLYYILWVVLFSFILSHWEKYNTGILFLPWGYDISQVTISLVYLVTAVVGVETWYQPILWHFLYRDLFTFMIIACSFTVTLPMSLYNVLKAHRSNTLKHSSLYEAFLPFLSPVLLFVLSTIWVVYSPSNVLELQPRIFYLMVGTAFANVTCKLIVCQMSNTRCQALSWLLLPMMLVVVLAVSGFINETLLLYVWTAAVILAHIHYGVSVVQQLSGHFNILAFSLKKPNSD